In Lagenorhynchus albirostris chromosome 1, mLagAlb1.1, whole genome shotgun sequence, the sequence ACCTTATCCCATGCCTCTGGGATTTGGCCTGGATACCACGAGTTCCTGACTGTCCCCACAGTCCCTGCACAGCTGCCAGAGTGATCTTCAGGTCACATTATTATCTAACATGCTCCATTTGTACCCCATAGGaaatttactctttattttcatcTCCATAGGTATGAAGCATCTGAGCCTCAATAACCTCTATCATTAATGCTCATGGTTAAAATGCTCTTGTCCTGCTAGACTAACTTTCATTTTTGTAACATGACTAATCTACATTCATGTCGGGCCCTTTGaatgttctctctctgtctctctgtctctgtctctctcgggAAGACTATCCCCTTAGTTTCTGCATGACCAGCTGCTTCTCATATTGTTCGGAATTCATTCCTTCATTGGGTCCCTACCAACCACACTTCAGATTCACTTCTATGGACTCATCGAGACCCACTACAGATGGCCCTCTGTGTGGATGTGAAACCCACGGATGTGGAGGGCCAACGGTATGAGCcccttttatataagggacttgagcatctgtggattttgataTCTGCGGAgcctcctggaaccaatcccctgaagTTACTGAGAGATGGCTGTACATTGTTTCCCTCAGTGCAGTTTTCCTCCTGACACTTATCacctggaaaaataattttgcattttcttcccaGTAGAATAGGCACCCTAGGGCAGAAATGTGTCTTTGTTTACACTGCACCCTCACGACCTCAGAAATCTGCCTAGAGCACATCTGCACATGGGTTAACTACTGCATTAATGAATGACGAATGAATGCATGAACGAATGGTGGGAGAGGGGATGACGACACAAGGCAGAGAGAGCTGGGGCAGCTGAGTTGGCTAATCCCTCTACCATACGGTGTTAGAGATGCTGTGTCCATGGCTGGCAAGTGACATGTGATCTGCTGAGACAAGGAAGGTTCACTGCCTCATGGCAAATGTGACTCCAGCCTTGCGGTATCCCACCTTCTCCTTCTGTTACTCCAAGCCTGTTGGAAGGGTAAGCTCATTTCATGCCACTCTGTATTAATCTCAAGTCAGTggattcggggcttccctggtggtgcagtggttgagagtctgcctgctaatgcaggggacacgggttcgagccctggtctgggaagatcccacatgccgcggagcaactaggcccgtgagccacaactactgagcctgcgcgtctggagcctgtgctccacaacaagagaggccgtgatagtgagaggcccgcgcaccgcgatgaagagtggcccccgcttgccgcaactggagaaggccctcgcgcagaaacgaagacccaacacagcaaaaataaataaattaattaataaactcctacccccaacatcttaaaaataaataaataaataaaaacccttggcttaaaaaaaataataataaaaaagataaagtcgGTGGATTCTGTTGAGCCCTGGAATTTTCCAAACCTAGTATCTCCATGCAATAGCTTGAGTCAACAGACCTGCCTGGAAGAACAAATCCTCCAGtggcttctccagagaagatgCTCAAGTGCAGACGCCGTATACAGTACTACCAAGAGCAAGAATGACTGACCATATGGAGGGGGGGAGGAATGGAAATTGCCATGTATCTGGGCCTGGAAGAGGAGCTGAAAAATAGGAGGTCAGGAATCCCAGACTCAAGGACAGAGGTACAGATTTAATGACATGCTACCTGCCTTCTGTTCTGAGTCAGGTGCTGCAAAAGACCCGACCTGTCCCCCGAACAATCACTTGAATGCTGCATCTGACCACAGTTTACAAAGAGCTTTCCCTTCCTGTTCCTCACTGATTCCTGAGTGCAGCCTTGTGATGGAGGCAGAGTAGGGGCTTTCATTATCCGCCCCCTTTTCTGTCTGTCTACATTTCTGTAATCCTGGAACCTGTGCCCCTTCCTGACCTGAATGTGAACAAGCCACTGATTCATCCTCGGGAGAGATCCCAATTCCATGTCTCCTTCCTTACCTTCTGCTACCAGATGACCAGCTGCTCCCTTCTCCAGGACACAGAAATCGCCAGGAAAGAGTTTCACCTCTTCTCCAGGTAGTACTGGAATCTGTCCATATACTACCTGAACAATTTGTCTCATTCCACATTAGACTCAAACTCTGGATCCACCCCTAGGATAACCATTAATATCTGAAGATTTGATatgcttatttaaaaacaaatctatgcGGCTAaaatttgcttctttcttttggtCTTATCACAATTACggcattttcccctttctttttgtttttacaccGTATCGTTCTCTTCTATCATAAAATGCATGGTTCTTAAATCAGAATCAAATACATTTGTTTCTACTTACTGGGGGCTCTTTGCCTCCTGGTAATGAAATAGGCCGCTGTGAGTGGAAGCCGCAGCTTCCTGGCctaaagcagagagaaggaaaagtctgCACAACTTCATGACACAAGGAGCCTCTTATCCTCACGTCTATTTCCCACAAATCTCAGATTAGAGGAAGGGGAAAAGCCTCTAGACGAGAATGTAACTACATGACAGAAGAGCACAAACAGACACATGGAGCCTTGTAGGTGATTCTGCAAAGTTTACTGTGCGTGCACAAGGAGCTTCAGCTGAGCAAAGCTTAAAGGGACCTGGAGGCTGTGAGATGAGGACTGATGCTGATCTCTGGGGTGGATGGTGGGACAGGACTGTGGCGCTTGGCAAATGAGCATGGCCCAAAGTTTTGGCCCAGAGTTTAGATGATGTCATCCAAGTGAACTGGAACCAGGGGGTACCTGGCATCGTCCTGTGGTAATCTGTTTCCACACGCAATGATGTAGATCTTCCGATTACTTCTCTGTCCATAACGGCAGTTCCTATAATCGTTTTCCTTTCTTATGCGGTTGCAGTAGGTTACAGGCACTGGATATGGGCTTCTATGACAATTCGTCTCCCGTGATCTAGGGCAGGTTACATTTGTGGTGTGACAAACACGAGCTACGGCAGCAAACGTTGTGtggagaaaagtatttttatcttTGCATGCCCTTTTGTAACCGTTAACCACCCGCATTGCATCATCGCATCGACGGTGGGCCATATTTAGGTGCTGAATCTGAAACCACTGAGCCGGGGTTAATTGGGCGTGGACTGAGATCACCATTCCCAAGAGCCCCAGCAGCAAAAAGAGAGGAAGCTGGGCATTCTGCTGTCTTGGAACCATGTTTCCTGTGAAAAGAAGGGTATCTTCTGTATCCCGGCCCACAAATAACACACTCCCTCCTCACTCACCCTGCAGGCCCCCTGCTGTCACTGTGGTTCTAGCTCCTTTCCCCTCCGCTCCCCAAAGTCTGTCATGTGTCCTGGGCACTAACTTCAGCTCACCGCTCCCCCAGTTGCTGCTTCATTGCTGTCTCTCCTGTTCCAGCTCTGGGGCTCATTGTCTTACCCAGTATCTCTGCTGTGGCTCCTGTGAGAACAGATCAGCTGGTGGGCCTGGCGCTCAGGGGCAGCTGGTATCCCCCCAGTTCTTGGGTCTGGAGATATAGAGCAGCCCCTGTGGGTGGGGCTAGCAGAACAAGGAGGGTTCTGAATCTAGGACATGAAGAAACGCACAGATTAGGACATGGTCCACTTATGCAATGAGCCCTTTGTTTTATCATTTGCTGATCAGTGCATACCCAGGGATGAACCACTGCTGCTTCTGTTGTAACAAATCTAATTCCAGGCATCCTGTGCAGGACAGAGCTCTGCCACTGGGTCTGGATTTcctaaatgaaaaatatcactGGCTGCAGAATGGccatagattttttatttttatttatttatttggctgcgttgggtcattgttgctgcgtgcgggctttctctagttgcagcgagcaggggctactcttcgttgcggtgcacgggcttctcattgcggtggcttcttttgttgcggagcatgggctctaggcacgtgggcttcagtagttgtggcacaagagctcaagagttgtggctcacgggctctagagctcaggctcagtagttgtggcacatgggcttagttgctctgcagcaagtgggatcttcccggacctgggctcgaacctgtgtcccctgcgttggcaggcggattcttaaccactgcgccattagggaagtcccagaatgggCTATAGGTTTTATAACTCAACTTGGGGGCAACACATTGAAAGACTGAAGTACATGAAGGCAGGCCCGGTACTCAGAACAAATAGAGCCAGGAGGCTTGTTTGCACCAgaggaacccaggcccccctTTCATTTTAGTAATCACCCTGGTTCCTTCTCACCCAAATGTTCTTTATCTCCTCACTTCCCTGTGCTGGAAACTTGAGCTCTGAATTTCTCACTGCTCAAAATCCTATCAGTAATTAGTTTGTGAcgaatctatgattttttttgtaattgctgttgtctttttttttttttttttctgcttcctatGCATTGAATTCACTTTCTCTTGTTTTTACCCTGGCCCGGTTTTTGCCTTCACTTCCTGTGAAATAGCATGACCTAAAAACACCCTGAAGAAAGTCTGTAAAATCTGCCAGAGAATGAACATTTGGTGTCATGTAAGGGATTCCAAGCTAGAGCTTGAACTCCTGTGTTCTTTTCAATCTGCGCTATTTTCTACAAAACAGTCTGTCCTAGAGTTGTCATTTATCTTACTagtacatttcatttcttttttttttacatttcatttcttgatgttaacaggaaaaaacaatttaatttgtaaaatgagcaTCAGTGGATAGGACACTGTATTCCTGAAATTATGGAAGTCACAGTATGTAACTCGATGCATGAAACATACTCTTGGTtctcagagaagcagaggaaaataACTGTAGGCCTataatttgattacaatgtgatAGAGATAATAACACTGTGTGAAGATGGTTTTATGGGGGCGCTGAGGATGAAGGGTCTTACTTGGCCTCATGGGATAAGAAAGGCTTCCAAAAGAAATGTCCATTTGAGCTGGCCCATAAAGGATAAGCAGAGTTTAGGGACTTAGGGAATAAATGAGCATTCTAGGCTAAGAAGATGGTGTGGGACATTGTACAGACAGGGAAAGTGTATCAAGGTAGGAAAGGCCTCCAGATAAGAGATATTAAATCCCTGGTCTAACCTCTCAGTtagaaaactggggcttccctgatggcgcagtggcgccctctccctgcaactagagaaagcccacgtacagcaacgaagacctgatgcagccaataaacaaacaaacaaataaataaaattaagaaaaagaaaactggattagGTCCTCAAATGGTACTGTACAACCCTccaagaaaattaatgcacatttttttaaaccacctttttatatttctgtcatGTGGAAATGCAATTATTTTACCACTGACGTCGTTATGTAAACATGGACATAATGGTGACCTGGATAGGACTCAGTGCAGTGCTAATAGGATTCTGCCTGAAATCCTGTTCTACCTAAAAGGCATTAATATCTTTTACCATGaagtaagttgtcttttttttttcacgtaTATTTTGTGGAAAGCATTTTCAAGAGAGATGAGGATGTAAAAATGAATTAGGTGTAGTTTAGCCCTTCTGTGATACCGACAGCCACACTGGGTAGAAGGATCTGTACTCAAGTGTCTATAATATGAACTAAAAATCATACGCTGCAGTCACAGGGAGTGCATCTGGCTCAAAAACCTGTTCTTGATCAGcatatagttttacttttaacaTTGGGTTTTGGAATATTAACACTTCAAATTGGGAGAGTTCACATAAAAATTTGCATTCCTGTCTTATCTTTAAAAATCGGGAGATGTTGTCGGTGCACTGTCTCCATTACCACAAGGGATCAACTAGAGCTGAGTAGTTCCCTCCTCTGTTGAAGGTGGCAATAGTTCAGGGGTTTTCACGCACTCTACTCCTACCTACTGATCACATCCTGTCTGTTCACTCAGATACTGCCCGTCACGCTTATCACAAGCGTCCTGAGAAGAGACTCACCCAATGTCACGCCCAATCTGCAACCATGCTccacctttaaaattgtattcgGAGCACACCTTCTATGCTTTTCCTGATCGGTTCATACATAGCTTTCCTCTATGCATATTTACCTTACACTAAATCTCTTCATAGAAATTTTTGTTGGCTAATCTACATATCATTCAGTAACTGCCACTAATCACAACTAATAATTTTAGGTAATGTGCTTTTTCCTCTTGGTTGTTTTCAGACGACTAGGTTAGTCTCTCACTATAAAGATAACTTTTCCCTCAATAGAAAGAGAAGTTTTTTTCATGTTGAATACATTTCTAAATCTTTGCTTGTCCTGCGGCCTGCCACATACCCTCTTCAAAAAGTTAAGGTCAGATAAAGGACCTTGATTTGAATACGAGCTCTACTAATTCTGAGAAGTGAGACCCTATATGTACCACTTGGCCAAAGGGTCGGATACTTTAAGCCCAATGGCCAGTTATGCAGGGCCATGAACACACGAAATTGTGAAACCTATAAATAATGACACATACACTTGTTAGAACTACTGTGTGAATTAAACAAGAAGAGCTAAGCAGAGTGAAGTTCCAAAAAAGGCAGTTCCTCTTTTCTTGGCCAATTATAAAGGATATTGAGATCTAGTTATTAGATCTCAACTTAGTTTCCTGCCCGCTGTCAGTCAGCTTTTGCTTTGTTGCCTAATCAGACAAAAGGCTTTTGAGGCCTATCTGCCAGGGAGACCTATCAAGATAAGACCTATGAAATCTACTTCTATTACAACTTGTTGATTGACTGTATGTGCCCCTGCCGCCACCTTCATTAGCAGGGCCCCTAACATAACTGATTTTGGAGCTCTGGAAAGGCATATGTActgatttcttcccttcccttacTGAAATGCAGACCCAAGTCTCAGGCAGCTTCTCCCATAATAAGAACATTCACAGTTTAAATTGTGAAGACAGAAAGAATATAATCTTTACATAAaagtgattgattttttttttgtgcctAGATTCAtcaacaactttttaaaagaaaaattagatttaATTGGATTAACAGTTTTCAGATGGAAACCCAACTTGCAAACAAAATATTGCTGCTTACCTGGACATGTCCAAAACAATATGTACACACAGAAAATCACACATGGACTCATACACACAAGTAATGCTTAGTTAGGGAGTGAAAGAGAATGATTGAGGTGAAAAAGATCTTTAGTCTATAACCTTCACTTTAGAGTATAAGGATGAGGTGATTTGCCTACCTCCAACAATAGCAAGCTACTGACAGTCACCAAACTGcaggtttttttcttcatatgtgtGGTGATGTCATAGGTACTCTGTGTGATGCTGGTAAAGACTGTGGGTGTGAAATAGTAAACATGAAATTAGTCCTACTAGGCAATCTGTTTAAGATCATTGACAGACCTGAGAGTTTTCCATATGGCCTGCCCCTTAAGGTCTGGGAAGAAAATATCCACAATGTAATTCCTATAGGattagaggaaggagggaaggcaaCGGAGGTTCCATTTCTGCTAGGAGTATCCACCACTGAAAGGGACATATGTATCTCTGTGGATGTCATCTGCTCTGCAAAAACCCTGCCCTGGGACTCCCAGTTATTCAGTAAAAGAGTCAGAATATACACTCAGTCTTTACTCAGACTCCCTGGGCACTAGTTGGGAAGTTTCATGACGACAGGCCCTATACATAGAAGAGCCAAGAATTTTTTTCagagtacttatttatttataagtaagATGCTGGGTCTTACTGCAGCATGCAGGTTCCTTaattgtggcatatgggatctagttccctgaccagggatcaaacctgggccccctgcattgggagcacagtgtcttaaccactgcgccatcagggaagccctgaggagcTAGGAATGTTTATTCTGAGGCAGAGGAATCTGTGGGAGAAACATGAAGTCTACTCCCTTAGAACTGAAatgcttccattttctttctaacAGCATTTAAAACAGGCATAGGTATTTAAGGaagtggaaatattttctaagatgCAAGGCATATAGATTTGTAGTGAGCTCACCCACTGTAGAAAAGGTTTGGCAGGGACACCTGCTTCATTCATAGGCTGTGGAATCAGGTGGCTGATAGATGCAAACACTTTTTTCGTTTAACTACTCAAGTGAGGAGCAAAAATCCTTCGGAGTTTGAAAATACCTTTGTATGTCAGGCCTGTAAAGGGGTGAGTGGGTGGTAGGCACCTCCTTTCTTCCCaagtccttctcttctcttcccacttCTTACCCGAAAAGGAGGGGTGTGAGGTGGAAGGAGAATGTGAGAACAGTAGTTGCTGTGAGTACAAGAAGTGTAGATAGGGGCCAGTGGGGACATGAAGTGTTTGGGCCGAGAGTTCTTAGAAATACAATAGGTATCTTGCGGGCAAGGGACCACAGCCTGCTCCCTGACCCCATTCTTCCTCGACCTGCTTTCACAGGGAACATGAATCTGATGTGgacccttcttctcctcctcctcctggggccAAGTGTCTTCACTCCAGGCCTGCCCTTCTCAAGACGGCGTACAGACAACCCCAGGTCATGAGTCCCTGGAGGACACCACCGATACTGTGACGTGATGATGAGGCGACGGTGGCTGATCCGGAGGGGCGGATGCAAGCAGATCAACCCCTTCGTTCACGAGGATTTGGCCACCAGAGCAGATTTCTGCAGAGCTCCATCTGTGCCCTGTACCAGCAGCCGCTCCTTGCAAAGCTGCCACAACGGTACTCACAATGTCAGCGTCACTGACTGCTTTGCCAAAGCAGGGACCCGGCCCCCGCACTGCCACTGCCATAAGAAGGACTCCACCAGGCCCATCCGCGTGGGCTGTGAGGAGGGGGCCCCTGTTCACCTGGACGGCTAGTCTTCTCCCAGCCCTGACGTGGGAAGCCGAGTGACCTGCGCCCTACACCTCCAGATCTTTGAAGCCCTGCCGAAGTCTTCCCTGGAAACGCTTCTTCTCTTGCATCTGGATCCCTCATTGTTCCCAGTCACGAGCATCTCTCTCACAGCTTCTCCCCCGACCCTAACTCCACACTCCACCCCGCACTCCTGCCATGGAGTCGGTTTTTGGGGTGTAGGACAAGATGGGGCTGGGGAGTTGGGGAGAAAGCCCTGTTACCTCGCAAAGGGAATCTACCTCTGGAAAAGCCTTGCTCCCCCGGAGCGGCTACACAAGCCGTGCTGGCTGGGCTGATTTGCCCACGAGCTGCTCTAATAAGAACTCCCGATGGCGCTGGCCCTGTTCAGCCCCGAGTGGCCCGCCTCGCAGGGTCCTCCTGCGGGACCTTCGGCTCCCTTCTCCCCAGTGGGCTCCTGTGGAGGGAATTTGGGACGACTCCCGTGAGGGAAACCCGCTTCCTTTATAGAAACAGACCCCTGATGCGGGGGGACACAGCACGGGAAAGAGCCGCTACCTGGAGGAGAGGTGGCACGGAGCCGGGCGACTCCCACGCCACACGGTCCCTTCGGCGTCTCTCGCCGGCGCCGCCTCAACTGGCCCGCAGGGGGCGCTGCGCCACCTGAGACCCCGGGCCAAACAGAGACCAGAGCTGCTTTCCGGGTTCCTCTCAAGACAGGGAGAGATGGGTGGGAAGTTGCTTGGTTACCGACACGGGAATGGAGGATAACAGGTGATTAAACGGAAAATTCAGCCAGCGTAAATACAGCCTAACTTTCAAAAAAACAGATTTCTGAGTTTACCATAACTTTCACGCTCTCGTACTCTTTAGTATTTAACTTGCCTACAGATTTACATTCTAGCACCGCAGGTATAGAGGAAATAAGATCTGTACAGAGCACCTACTTGTGTTATAAGCTTTGCAGTTTGGCtgcactggaaaaaaaagagcCTATTTCTTTCTTGGAatccattatatacatacatatatatatatatacatatatatgtgtgtgtgtgtgtaaaaaaaatatatatatatatacatatatatatacaatcctCTTCTGAAGGAAGTTTTTCTACCCACAAGAAGGAGCAGCCATAAATGACCATGTTTTCTGAGACTCCATCAAAATGGTGACAGGGCTTTGAATCCAAGAGGGCACCTGACTCTAGGGCAGCCATCCATGGACTGATTGGCTGGTGCTCATGGAGTAAACTGGGGATTTTACCCTCCTGGAATAATGGTGACAGAACTTGATACTCTTATTTTCATCTTCTCCTCTGAAGCCAGGAGCTGTAGTTGTGTTACAGTCGTTTGTGACCTTCCACACTTAATGCTtgctataaaaatgttttcagtaaaATGTTAAAGGGCCATTGTGGTAGATCCTGTTGGTGCTGTGGAGATCTGTAGACTTTCACTTTCAGGTTGGGAAAGTTTCCTTCCCTTCTACTCCTAGTTTCCACTCTTGAATGGACTGTGAATTTTATTGAAGATTTGTCTTCATCTAATGataaaatcatatagtatttctctCTGAATCAGTGAATTGCATTAAttgattttagaatattaaacCAACTTTGGGATAAACTCATTCTGGTTatgctaaattttctttttttaatcactgaattTAGCTTGCTAAtatttaagggtttttttgtgtttttttgtttttgttttttgcatttatgttcatgaatGAAATTGGTCTGAAATTTGTTTTTGGAAATATCTTGTTTGATCTTGGTATCCAGATTCTATGTTAGCCTTCATAAATGAGTTGAGGAATATTCcctctttattttctgtaattggaattatatgttcttttattatttacagaACTCATCTGTAAGGCTGTCTGGCCCTGATATTTTCTGAGActatttttaacttctatttcaatttctttaatggttatagAGATGCTgagttttctagttctttttttttaattgaagtatagtcgatttacaatattatattagtttcaggtgtacagcatagtgattcagtagttttgcagattatactccattatagattattacaagataatggctatcattccctgtgctattgcttacctattttatacatagtagttggtatctgttaatcccatacccctaatttgtccttACTCCCTTCCCTTTCACCTTTAGTAAccacaaatttttttctatatctgtgagtctgtttctattttgcatatacattcattcatattatttttttggattccacatataagtgatatccctAGTTCTTCTTGAGATCATTTTGgcaagttttttttccccctaggaatttatccatttcatctaaagtGCTTAAATATATTGGCACAAAGTTGTTCATattcttttgttaatatttacAGCATCTCTTTTTACATCTTATTTCTATCTGACATTCtatttataccttttaaaattgataaaacttatGAGAGCTGTCGTTTTATTAGACGTATTAAacaaagactttttcagacataCAGAGCTAAAAGAATTCATTGCCTGAAAGAAGTCCTTAAGACAGAGGAAAAATGACaccaaatggaaatagaaacctACACAGAAATGAAGGACATTGGAAACTGTAATTACATGACAGTATGTGAAACTCCTGGGAATAGTGCATGGaaatagctttggaagttttgaGTTATAACTCTAAAATACTGGGTTTTGTTCTCCATGAAGTAGTATGTTTATTTTCTGAAGCAGAATCTCTGATCATGTAATTTATTTACCCTTCTAATAAATGTCAAAGAGTCAAACTGCCtccaaattaaaagtaaaattcttggtttaaaatttctttccttgggacttccctggtggcacagtggttaagaatctgccttccaatgcaggggacgtgtgttcgatccctggtctgggaactaagatcccacatgcctcgggtcaactaaacctgtgtgctgGAACTACTAAGCCTGCTTtctagagcctgtgggccacaactaagagaacccacatgccgcaactaagatccaacacagccaaataaataaagaatttaaaaaaaaaaaaaagataaaatcaaagaGTAAGGAAGAAATGCAGAGCAGAACCTCTAGCAAAATGAGTTGAGATATAGCCTGCGGTTAgggagatgggcatgaaatgaaaaaaaaagaaaccacacttGAATTTGCATCTTTGATGAGAATGTTTTGCACACTAGGCCTTGATCTCGTCtcgaaaaagaaaatgcaataacAGAGGGGAGAGCCCCCTCTGCTAGCACTCAGTGAGGTGGACATGCCAGACTCCTGCCTACCCCTCCTTCTCTAGCCCTGAGTATGAAAACTGGCCAGCACTGGGGTGGCCTGAGCCACGTTGCTGTTCTTCCAGCAGGACCCGTTTGTGGTTCCCCTTCCTCTGGCCAGAGGGCACCCAGAAACAGTACCTGAGCTGCTTCtgtttgaggacatggggatttTCAAGGAGGTCAGGATCACCTGTGCCTGGTGTCAGCCTTCCTAGGTTCACCCAAGCTGCCTTCCCTATGTGATCATTCCTCTCCTCCAACTTTGATGTCAAAGCCTCTCTCCAATCTCAACGTCCCCATACTTTCTAAGAGACTGTTTCTTTTCACTGAAGTCAGGCTTCTCAAAAAACagcaagcttaaaaaaaaagcaaaaaaaccccaataagcTTAAGTTTGGCTTTAAACACTTCCTGCCTTCCACTCTGCGGATATCCCTGAACCAAGGAAATACAAAGGGTGTGGCTCCTACTTGGAACTAGGGGAATGAGGAAcgtacagaaaaagaaagaaaaattcgtGTCTCAGCAAAATATCCTGTTTGcgtatattctttaattttctaactAGAAAATTTCTGTGCTCTTCCCACCCCAGGAACCAGAATAGGGAGAACAGGAAGTTATTATTATATCCTGAAGGTTGTAACATTAGATTCACCTTGAATCCCAATGTTAGAGTTTCTGCAAAGATAGAGGGGTCCATGCATTGGGACCATCAGCTTTTTCTCCTGGTCTAAATTAAAGGAGgtctttagtgtgtgtgtgtgtgtgtgtgtgtgtgtgtgtgtgtgtgtgtgtgtgtgtgtgtgttacgggGAGCAGGTGAAGGTGAACTGAGAAAAAGGGCTGGTTTGTATGATGACTGAGCATGTTTTCCTCAGTCTCAAAGAAGTGGGAATGGGGAAGTTTCTACCGAGTGGCAATGCTCCTGAGAGCTACTCTGTTGACAAAAATTAGACGTTACTCTGCTACAGATCTTTGTTAACAGTTGGAAAGTAagctaattatataaaattatggaaTATTTCTATGAAAATTGGGAATCATTTGGAAAGTGAGCACCCTTAGGATGCATCTCTTTGCTCTCACTAATTGTGCACGATCATGAAGTCAGATGCTCCTACACTTCTCTAAAAAAGAGGTCTAGAAACTCGAATAAAAATCAGGATCTCCTGGATTAACATTCTCTAATAGTCTGAAAGTCTATTAAGCAAAAGCACAAATATGTGTGAAGATCCGCTAACAATACCcaattacagggacttccctgatggcacagtggttaagaatccgcctgccaatgcaggggaaacgggttcgagccctggtccgggaagattcccacatgccacggagcaactaagcccgtgtgccacaactactgagcctgcgtgccacaactactgaagcccatgtgcctagagcccgtgctctgcaacaagagaagccactgcaatgagaagcctgcgcaccgcaacgaagagtagcccctgc encodes:
- the LOC132530824 gene encoding eosinophil cationic protein-like, whose protein sequence is MVPRQQNAQLPLFLLLGLLGMVISVHAQLTPAQWFQIQHLNMAHRRCDDAMRVVNGYKRACKDKNTFLHTTFAAVARVCHTTNVTCPRSRETNCHRSPYPVPVTYCNRIRKENDYRNCRYGQRSNRKIYIIACGNRLPQDDARYPLVPVHLDDII